The following proteins are encoded in a genomic region of Chelmon rostratus isolate fCheRos1 chromosome 3, fCheRos1.pri, whole genome shotgun sequence:
- the LOC121603836 gene encoding histone H2B 3-like: protein MPSETVKAPKKGSKKAVSKVTKTGKKKRRTRKESYAIYVYKVLKQVHPDTGISSKAMGIMNSFVSDIFERIAGESSRLAHYNKRSTITSREIQTAVRLLLPGELAKHAVSEGTKAVTKYTSSK from the coding sequence ATGCCTTCCGAGACCGTGAAAGCTCCCAAGAAGGGTTCCAAGAAAGCCGTGTCTAAGGTCACCAAGACCggcaagaagaagaggaggaccaGGAAGGAGAGCTACGCCATCTACGTGTACAAGGTCCTGAAGCAGGTCCACCCCGACACCGGGATCTCCTCCAAGGCCATGGGCATCATGAACTCGTTTGTGAGCGACATCTTTGAACGCATCGCCGGGGAGTCCTCCCGCCTGGCCCACTACAACAAGAGGTCCACCATCACCTCCAGGGAGATCCAGACCGCAGTCCGCCTCCTGCTGCCCGGAGAGCTGGCCAAGCATGCCGTGTCCGAGGGCACCAAGGCCGTGACCAAATACACCAGCTCCAAGTAG